From a region of the Pseudomonas fulva 12-X genome:
- a CDS encoding glycoside hydrolase family 5 protein, with translation MSGSILRHAVALGTSILLSCGVASAQTKPVELIGINVAGAGFASSVLPGKHGTNFFFPPKGYYEKWQQKGISWVRFSFIWERLQPKANGEFDEAYAKLIDKTLDEAQQAGIEVMLDVHNYGRYYGKVIGTDDVPISAYQNLMERIAKRWGSHPAVYSYDLMNEPYGAANKYWPQVAQAGINGVRKFDSKNDIYVEGAEYSSALRWPKLNDNLLDLKDPADKLIYSAHMYIDPDASGLYKTALAADLDPQIGVKRLEPFVNWLIEHNKKGHIGEFGVPAEDESGLKALDQTLAYLQKHCIPFAYWAAGPSWGKNKLSVEPVKGVDRPQWEVLKKYLGGGNCTRIGPGT, from the coding sequence ATGAGTGGCAGCATTCTGCGTCACGCCGTGGCGCTCGGCACCAGCATCCTGTTGAGTTGCGGCGTCGCCAGCGCACAAACCAAGCCGGTCGAGCTGATCGGCATCAACGTTGCGGGCGCAGGGTTCGCCAGCTCGGTGCTTCCCGGCAAGCACGGCACCAACTTCTTCTTCCCGCCCAAAGGCTATTACGAGAAGTGGCAGCAGAAGGGCATCAGCTGGGTGCGTTTCTCCTTCATCTGGGAGCGCCTGCAGCCCAAGGCCAATGGCGAGTTCGACGAGGCCTACGCCAAGCTGATCGACAAGACCCTGGATGAGGCCCAGCAGGCCGGTATCGAGGTGATGCTCGACGTGCACAACTATGGCCGCTACTACGGCAAGGTGATCGGCACCGACGATGTACCGATTTCCGCCTACCAGAACCTCATGGAGCGCATCGCCAAGCGCTGGGGCAGCCACCCGGCCGTGTATTCCTACGACCTGATGAACGAGCCCTACGGTGCAGCCAACAAATACTGGCCGCAGGTGGCCCAGGCCGGTATCAACGGCGTGCGCAAGTTCGACTCCAAGAACGATATCTACGTCGAAGGCGCCGAGTACTCGTCGGCACTGCGCTGGCCCAAGCTCAACGACAACCTGCTCGACCTGAAGGATCCGGCCGACAAGCTGATCTATTCGGCGCACATGTACATCGACCCGGATGCCAGCGGCCTCTACAAGACCGCCCTGGCCGCCGACCTGGATCCGCAGATTGGCGTCAAACGCCTGGAGCCCTTCGTCAATTGGCTGATCGAGCACAACAAGAAGGGTCATATCGGCGAGTTCGGCGTGCCGGCCGAAGACGAAAGCGGTCTCAAGGCCCTGGACCAGACGCTCGCCTACCTGCAGAAACACTGTATTCCGTTCGCCTACTGGGCGGCCGGGCCGTCGTGGGGTAAGAACAAGCTGTCCGTCGAACCGGTCAAGGGCGTGGACCGTCCGCAATGGGAAGTGCTGAAGAAGTACTTGGGCGGCGGCAACTGCACTCGCATCGGGCCGGGAACCTGA
- a CDS encoding acyltransferase family protein: protein MQNRNLWVDYAKAIGILLVVYGHVVRGLLNGGIITENVQFHWLVDSIIYTFHMPLFFFLSGLFFWHSLNNRGGVGLFCNKIDTIFYPFVLWSLLQGTIEAMLSRYTNGGVSMGEVLTLLWSPRAQFWFLYALFAAFCLAIVLYRRFSTRAFLPLLVLSTLFYLLQQWTPRVGVLIFLAQNFVFFALGIWFNQIRGSIESRASAVALVSGLAFVVAQYVFHGVLGLTYIDRGAASLVVAFIGILFTVSLCMVLARRPMGWMLTLGALSMPIFLMHILAGSGARVILNKFLGINDDAVHIVVGCLAGVLLPVIAAKILEALNITWLYEMPKRFSVYRWQQRRVAVQPAR, encoded by the coding sequence ATGCAAAACCGCAATCTATGGGTGGATTACGCCAAGGCCATCGGCATCCTCCTGGTGGTCTATGGCCATGTGGTGCGCGGTTTGCTCAACGGCGGCATCATCACCGAGAACGTGCAGTTCCACTGGCTGGTGGACAGCATCATCTACACCTTCCACATGCCGCTGTTCTTCTTCCTGTCCGGGTTGTTCTTCTGGCATTCGCTGAACAACCGCGGCGGTGTCGGCCTGTTCTGCAACAAGATCGATACCATCTTCTATCCCTTCGTGCTCTGGTCCCTGCTGCAGGGCACCATCGAGGCGATGCTGTCGCGCTACACCAACGGTGGCGTCAGCATGGGCGAGGTGCTGACGCTGTTGTGGTCGCCACGGGCGCAGTTCTGGTTCCTGTATGCATTGTTCGCTGCGTTCTGCCTGGCGATCGTGCTGTACCGCCGCTTCTCGACGCGGGCCTTTCTGCCGCTGCTGGTGCTAAGTACGTTGTTCTACCTGCTGCAGCAATGGACGCCACGTGTCGGGGTGCTGATATTCCTGGCACAGAATTTCGTGTTCTTCGCCCTGGGCATCTGGTTCAACCAGATCCGCGGTAGCATCGAATCCCGTGCATCGGCCGTGGCGCTCGTTAGTGGTCTGGCCTTCGTGGTGGCGCAGTATGTGTTCCACGGCGTGCTGGGGCTGACCTACATCGACCGCGGCGCGGCGTCGCTGGTGGTGGCCTTTATCGGCATCCTGTTCACCGTCAGCCTGTGCATGGTGCTGGCACGCCGGCCGATGGGCTGGATGCTGACTTTGGGCGCGCTGTCGATGCCGATCTTCCTGATGCACATCCTGGCCGGCAGCGGCGCCCGGGTGATTCTCAACAAGTTTCTGGGCATCAACGACGACGCCGTGCATATCGTCGTCGGCTGCCTGGCCGGCGTGCTGCTGCCGGTGATCGCCGCGAAGATTCTCGAGGCGCTGAACATCACCTGGCTGTACGAAATGCCCAAGCGCTTCTCGGTGTACCGCTGGCAGCAGCGGCGGGTGGCGGTGCAGCCCGCAAGGTGA